Proteins encoded by one window of Pyrinomonadaceae bacterium:
- a CDS encoding pitrilysin family protein, translating to MDRIELFRPIRHPLLAVLAGALIVTSASIAPLMAQQRRKPIPAVPNAVLQPNRSPLISFRILFMTGSAFDPQDKEGLAALTAAMLAEAGSRQMSYEQIQDAFYPMASDFDWQIDKEMTVFTGTTHRDNLDRYYSIISQMLLDPGFRQEDFTRLKADAINFLKVSLREANDEELGKEQLYNIIYAGHAYGHHNIGRLSSLERLTLDDVRAFYSQNFTRANLVLGLAGGYPRTFVGKVRADFNKLPAGKPSTAKFRAPTVAPGMRIEIVKRETISTAISLGFPISVNRSHKDWPALALITSYLGQHRSSSAYLYQRLRELRGLNYGDYAYIEYFPRGMFQFQPDPNLGRQQQIFQIWIRPVEPQNGHFTLRAALYEYDKLMRNGMTPDDFESTRQFLMKFVNILTATQDAQLGYALDSRYYKIKDFPAYMREQLAKLTLADVNRALRTHLKSDAMRVAIITKDAEGLSQAILSNKPSPITYNAPKPKEITDEDKVIERYQIAVKPENVTIVPVDRVFQ from the coding sequence ATGGATCGCATCGAGCTGTTTCGCCCGATCCGCCACCCCCTGCTGGCCGTTCTTGCCGGCGCTTTAATTGTCACCTCCGCTTCAATCGCACCTCTGATGGCTCAACAAAGAAGAAAACCAATTCCGGCAGTGCCGAACGCGGTCCTTCAACCCAATCGCTCGCCGCTAATCAGCTTCCGTATCCTTTTTATGACGGGTTCGGCTTTCGACCCGCAAGATAAAGAAGGGCTGGCGGCTTTGACGGCTGCGATGCTGGCGGAAGCCGGTTCGCGGCAGATGTCTTACGAACAGATTCAGGACGCGTTCTATCCGATGGCCAGCGACTTCGATTGGCAGATTGATAAAGAGATGACGGTCTTTACCGGGACCACACATCGGGACAATCTGGATCGGTACTATTCGATCATCAGTCAGATGTTGCTCGATCCGGGTTTTCGGCAGGAAGACTTCACGCGCTTGAAAGCGGACGCGATCAACTTCCTAAAGGTCTCGTTACGCGAAGCCAACGATGAGGAGCTGGGCAAAGAACAGCTTTACAACATCATCTACGCCGGCCACGCCTATGGTCATCACAACATTGGCCGGCTATCGTCACTCGAGCGATTGACGCTTGATGACGTGCGCGCCTTTTACAGCCAAAACTTCACGCGCGCGAATCTGGTTTTGGGGCTGGCGGGTGGTTATCCGCGAACCTTTGTCGGGAAAGTGCGCGCGGATTTCAACAAACTGCCGGCGGGTAAGCCCAGCACTGCGAAGTTTCGAGCGCCCACGGTCGCGCCCGGGATGCGCATTGAGATCGTCAAGCGCGAAACAATTTCGACGGCCATCTCGCTGGGTTTCCCCATCTCGGTAAATCGCAGTCATAAGGACTGGCCGGCGCTGGCGCTCATCACTTCATATCTGGGCCAGCATCGTTCGAGCAGCGCGTATCTCTATCAGCGTTTGCGTGAATTGCGGGGATTGAATTACGGCGATTACGCTTACATAGAATATTTTCCGCGCGGCATGTTTCAGTTCCAGCCCGATCCGAACCTGGGCCGCCAGCAGCAAATTTTCCAAATCTGGATTCGCCCGGTCGAGCCGCAGAACGGTCACTTCACCCTGCGTGCGGCGCTTTACGAATATGACAAGCTAATGCGGAACGGAATGACGCCGGACGATTTCGAATCGACGCGACAGTTTCTGATGAAGTTCGTCAATATCCTGACGGCCACGCAGGACGCGCAGCTCGGTTACGCGCTAGACAGCCGCTACTACAAGATTAAGGACTTTCCGGCGTACATGCGCGAGCAGCTCGCGAAGTTGACCCTGGCCGACGTCAACCGCGCGCTGAGAACGCATCTGAAATCTGACGCGATGCGCGTCGCGATTATCACGAAGGACGCGGAAGGCTTGAGCCAGGCGATCCTCAGCAACAAACCTTCGCCGATTACCTACAACGCGCCGAAGCCGAAAGAGATCACCGACGAAGACAAAGTGATCGAGCGTTACCAGATCGCCGTGAAGCCGGAAAACGTTACGATTGTGCCGGTGGATCGAGTGTTTCAGTGA
- a CDS encoding thioredoxin family protein: MNLKIIHFVLALAAVCALAAVAPQSAAAQSPYTPVTKYDPKRDAARDIDDAVAEAKRSNRRILLIVGGEWCSWCHILDKYFGVQPDVKALRDKNFVTVKINFSDENPNEAVLSRYPPAEGYPHIFVLESDGKFLHSQGTGVLESGNSYDLEKMNNFLKQWAPPVKPATTP, translated from the coding sequence ATGAATCTTAAAATAATCCACTTTGTATTGGCGCTTGCAGCCGTTTGCGCTCTAGCGGCCGTCGCGCCACAGTCAGCCGCCGCACAATCGCCTTACACACCCGTCACGAAATACGATCCGAAACGCGACGCCGCGCGCGACATTGATGACGCGGTCGCGGAAGCAAAACGCTCGAATCGAAGAATTTTGCTAATCGTGGGTGGCGAGTGGTGCAGCTGGTGTCACATCCTGGATAAATACTTTGGCGTTCAGCCCGATGTGAAGGCGCTGCGTGATAAGAACTTTGTGACTGTGAAGATTAATTTCAGTGACGAGAACCCAAACGAGGCAGTCCTGTCACGCTATCCACCGGCCGAAGGTTATCCGCACATTTTCGTGCTCGAGTCAGACGGAAAGTTTCTGCATTCTCAGGGTACGGGCGTGCTCGAAAGTGGAAATTCTTACGACCTGGAAAAGATGAATAACTTCCTGAAGCAGTGGGCGCCACCGGTCAAACCCGCAACCACGCCGTAA